In a genomic window of Sphingomonas koreensis:
- a CDS encoding efflux RND transporter periplasmic adaptor subunit produces the protein MTIELSQRARLAIAAAAIALIAGGVGYGLAQLGAPWPKTAAEDGRKVLYWYDPMVPSQQFDKPGKSPFMDMPLVPKYADEAGAAPGIRIDPARTQNLGLRAVMVERGSLANSLTATGVIDFNQRDVTIVQARAPGFVQRVYDRAPGDRVAAGAPLADLLIPEWAGAQTEYLAVRRTGDPALTRAARQRLALLGMPPGTIAAVERRGQAHAVVTVSTPSAGVVRALNVRSGMTLAMGQTLAEVNGLATVWLNAAIPEAMATQLMPGQQVSATLAAFPTERFSGRVAAILPDLQADSRTLTARIELPNRDGRLRPGMFATVSFGGRDRPALLVPSEAVIRTGKRTLVMLVLPGGRYQPAEIQAGIESGGRTEILAGLAEGEKVAASGQFLLDSEASLSAIKARPMTAPAAMAPQSSYEAVGRIEKIDGTGVTLSHGPVPALRWPAMTMRFRLGAPALAQGYKVGDRVHFAFDQQREGPTLRRIARETGR, from the coding sequence ATGACCATCGAACTCTCGCAGCGCGCCCGGCTGGCAATCGCCGCCGCCGCCATTGCGCTTATCGCGGGCGGTGTCGGCTATGGCCTCGCCCAGCTCGGGGCACCGTGGCCGAAGACGGCTGCCGAAGACGGCCGCAAGGTTCTCTACTGGTACGATCCGATGGTCCCCAGCCAACAGTTCGACAAGCCCGGCAAGTCCCCGTTCATGGATATGCCGCTCGTCCCGAAATATGCCGACGAGGCTGGCGCGGCCCCCGGGATCAGGATCGACCCGGCGCGAACCCAGAATCTCGGCCTGCGCGCCGTCATGGTCGAGCGCGGATCGCTTGCAAACAGCCTTACCGCGACGGGCGTGATCGACTTCAACCAGCGCGATGTCACGATCGTGCAGGCGCGCGCGCCGGGGTTCGTGCAGCGGGTCTACGATCGTGCGCCCGGCGATCGGGTTGCCGCGGGTGCTCCGCTTGCCGACCTTCTCATTCCCGAATGGGCGGGCGCGCAGACCGAATATCTCGCGGTCAGGCGGACCGGCGACCCCGCGCTCACCCGAGCCGCGCGCCAACGGCTGGCGCTGCTGGGCATGCCGCCGGGCACGATCGCCGCGGTCGAGCGCCGCGGACAGGCCCACGCCGTCGTGACCGTCTCGACACCGAGCGCCGGTGTCGTCCGCGCGCTGAACGTGCGTTCCGGCATGACCCTCGCCATGGGGCAAACGCTCGCAGAGGTGAACGGCCTCGCCACGGTGTGGCTCAACGCAGCCATACCCGAAGCCATGGCGACGCAACTGATGCCGGGGCAGCAGGTCAGCGCGACGCTGGCCGCCTTTCCAACCGAGCGCTTCTCCGGGCGGGTCGCGGCGATCCTACCCGACCTGCAAGCCGATAGCCGCACCCTGACCGCACGGATCGAGCTGCCCAATCGCGATGGGCGCCTGCGCCCGGGGATGTTCGCTACGGTCTCGTTCGGAGGACGCGACCGTCCCGCGCTGCTGGTGCCATCCGAAGCGGTGATCCGCACGGGCAAACGCACGCTGGTCATGCTCGTGCTGCCCGGCGGGCGTTATCAGCCCGCCGAGATCCAGGCCGGCATCGAGTCGGGTGGCCGAACCGAGATCCTCGCCGGATTGGCGGAAGGCGAGAAAGTCGCGGCTTCGGGCCAGTTCCTGCTCGACTCCGAAGCGAGCCTGTCGGCCATCAAGGCGCGACCCATGACCGCCCCTGCGGCAATGGCGCCGCAAAGCAGTTACGAAGCGGTCGGGAGGATCGAGAAAATCGATGGCACCGGCGTCACGCTCAGTCACGGCCCCGTTCCCGCGCTTCGCTGGCCGGCCATGACGATGCGCTTCAGGCTCGGCGCCCCCGCGCTTGCCCAGGGCTACAAGGTCGGCGACCGGGTCCACTTCGCCTTCGACCAGCAGCGGGAAGGTCCGACGCTGCGGCGGATTGCACGCGAGACCGGCCGGTGA
- a CDS encoding copper resistance system multicopper oxidase — translation MRQILHRRQLLHGAALAGSGIALSAWLPAWAQSVSTGLVRPLPTVSGGDITLKIARQTMVIDGRRSEAIGINGTVPAPLIRLREGQNVRLHVVNDLEVDSSIHWHGLLVPPEMDGVPGISFPGIPPRSTFVYEFPVRQSGTYWYHSHSGFQEQLGHYGPIVIDPAGADPILSDREHVVVLSDHSFASPETIFRKLKLQAGYFNYQKQTLAGLLARRDQPIKDRIDWGKMRMDPTDVSDVTGAAYTYLVNGHGPKDNWTALFTTGERVRLRVINASAMTTFNVRIPGLKISIVQADGQNVRPVEVEEFQIGVAETFDVIVQPTEDRAYTLVGESVDRSGMARATLAPREGMTADIPALRDRSIATMKDMGMDMPNMPGMEGMDMSGVASMPRGIDPTAEQNASADLATTAAAMPAMRGMNHSGDMAGMDHGAMGTKPAAQGEMAGMDMGSMKMRDFSNAPQVRRGPGVQTISPMPSDRTGEPGQGLADVGHRVLTYKDLMALDRNPDARAPSRSLDIHLTGNMERFMWSFDGVKMSDTHEPFPFIEGERVRVNLINDTMMGHPIHLHGHFFELVTGHGDHAPRKHTVVVQPGGKVTFDFTADAVGDWAFHCHLLFHMTAGMMRTVSVRPKGADT, via the coding sequence ATGCGACAGATACTCCATCGCCGCCAGTTGCTGCACGGCGCCGCGCTCGCGGGTAGCGGCATCGCGCTCTCCGCCTGGCTTCCCGCATGGGCCCAGAGCGTCTCGACGGGTCTGGTCCGGCCGCTCCCCACCGTCTCCGGCGGAGATATCACGCTCAAAATCGCCCGTCAGACGATGGTGATCGATGGGCGCCGCTCCGAGGCGATCGGCATCAACGGCACCGTGCCCGCGCCGCTCATCCGCCTGCGCGAGGGTCAGAATGTCCGGCTCCATGTCGTCAACGACCTTGAGGTCGATAGCTCGATCCATTGGCACGGCCTGCTGGTCCCGCCAGAAATGGACGGAGTGCCCGGTATCTCCTTTCCCGGAATCCCGCCTCGCTCGACCTTTGTCTACGAGTTTCCAGTGCGCCAGAGCGGCACCTACTGGTATCACAGTCATTCCGGATTTCAGGAACAGTTGGGGCACTACGGCCCGATTGTCATCGATCCCGCCGGCGCCGACCCGATCCTCTCGGACCGCGAGCATGTGGTCGTGCTTTCCGACCACAGCTTCGCCTCCCCTGAAACGATCTTCCGCAAGCTGAAGCTGCAGGCGGGTTATTTCAACTATCAGAAGCAGACGCTCGCAGGTCTGCTCGCCCGCCGCGACCAGCCGATCAAGGACCGGATCGACTGGGGAAAGATGCGGATGGACCCCACCGACGTCTCCGACGTGACGGGCGCCGCCTATACCTATCTCGTCAACGGCCACGGCCCGAAGGACAATTGGACCGCGCTGTTCACGACGGGCGAGCGAGTGCGACTGCGTGTGATCAACGCCTCGGCGATGACGACCTTCAACGTACGTATTCCAGGCCTCAAAATCTCGATAGTCCAGGCCGACGGGCAGAATGTCCGGCCGGTCGAGGTCGAAGAGTTCCAGATCGGCGTCGCCGAGACCTTTGATGTGATTGTGCAGCCGACCGAGGATCGTGCCTACACGCTCGTCGGTGAGAGCGTCGACCGGTCGGGAATGGCGCGGGCGACGCTCGCACCGCGCGAAGGGATGACCGCCGACATACCGGCGCTGCGCGACCGGAGCATCGCCACCATGAAGGACATGGGGATGGACATGCCGAACATGCCGGGAATGGAAGGCATGGACATGTCCGGCGTCGCGTCGATGCCCCGCGGCATTGACCCGACCGCGGAACAGAATGCGTCAGCGGACCTTGCCACCACGGCTGCGGCGATGCCGGCAATGCGCGGCATGAACCATTCGGGTGATATGGCGGGCATGGACCATGGGGCGATGGGGACCAAGCCGGCAGCCCAGGGCGAGATGGCGGGCATGGACATGGGTTCGATGAAAATGCGCGACTTCTCGAACGCGCCGCAGGTGCGGCGCGGTCCCGGCGTCCAGACCATTTCGCCCATGCCTTCCGATCGAACCGGCGAGCCGGGACAGGGGCTCGCCGATGTCGGTCACCGAGTACTGACCTACAAGGATCTGATGGCGCTCGATCGCAACCCGGACGCGCGCGCGCCATCGCGTAGTCTCGACATCCACCTTACCGGCAACATGGAACGGTTCATGTGGTCGTTTGATGGCGTGAAGATGTCGGACACTCATGAGCCGTTCCCGTTCATCGAAGGCGAACGCGTCCGCGTGAACTTGATCAACGATACGATGATGGGACACCCCATCCATCTGCACGGTCATTTCTTTGAGCTGGTCACGGGCCATGGCGACCATGCGCCGCGCAAGCACACCGTGGTCGTGCAGCCGGGCGGCAAGGTGACGTTCGACTTCACCGCCGATGCCGTCGGCGACTGGGCGTTCCATTGCCATCTGCTGTTTCACATGACAGCCGGCATGATGCGAACCGTAAGCGTTCGCCCGAAAGGAGCGGACACATGA
- a CDS encoding efflux RND transporter permease subunit — translation MIARIIRWSVANRFFVVLGALALVAAGLVAMRATPIDALPDLSDTQVIIRTSYPGQAPQIVENQITYPLATTMLSVPGAKTVRGYSFFGDSFVYVIFEDGTDLYWARSRVLEYLNQVQGRLPESARSAIGPDATGVGWVYEYALVDRTGRHDLSQLRSLQDWFLRYELKSLPGVAEVASIGGMVKQYQVVLDPAKLAGFGITHAQVIEAIQRGNQESGGSVLEMGEAEYMVRASGYLKTLDDFRTIPIRTAPGGVPVTLDNVATIQIGPEMRRGIAELDGDGEVAGGVVILRSGGDARTTITAVQAKLAELRNSLPKGVVVVPTYDRSQLIDAAIDNLSRKLLEEFLVVAIVCALFLWHIRSALVAIVTLPLGVLAAFIVMRFQGVNANIMSLGGIAIAIGAMVDAAVVMVENAHKRIEHWEHDHPNERLEGTARWTVITQAAIEVGPALFFSLLIITLSFVPVFTLQAQEGRLFAPLAFTKTYTMAAAAILSITLVPILMGWLIRGRIRSEQANPINRVLTAAYRPVIDWVLKWPKTTLLLAALVFATTAWPASRLGGEFLPAMNEGDLLYMPSALPGVSAAKSAELLQQTDRMIKTVPEVQSVFGKTGRAESATDPAPLEMFETTIRFKPRDQWRPGMTPEKLIEELDRTVKVPGLANIWVPPIRNRIDMLATGIKSPIGIKVSGADLGALDQVARNIEGVAKSVPGVSSALAERLSGGRYVDIDIDRAAAGRYGLNIADVQSIISGAIGGENIGQTVEGRARYPINVRYPRELRDSIGGLQRLPVLTPSGQQITLGGLARIEVADGPPMLKSENGRPSTWVYVDVRGRDLASVVSDLRAAIGRQVKLSPGVSIAYSGQFEYLQRAVDRLELVVPATLAIIFLLLYLIFRRLGEAALIMGTLPFALTGGFWILYMLGYHHSVATGVGFIALAGVAAEFGVVMLIYLRHALDEQGPEASSGDIAAAIRSGALLRVRPKAMTVAVIVAGLLPILIGAGAGSEVMSRIAAPMIGGMVTAPLLSMLVIPAAYLLMQDRTAKQVRPEGELA, via the coding sequence GTGATCGCGCGCATTATCCGCTGGTCCGTCGCCAACCGTTTCTTCGTCGTGCTTGGCGCGCTCGCACTTGTCGCCGCGGGACTGGTTGCGATGCGCGCGACGCCGATCGACGCCTTGCCGGACCTTTCCGACACGCAGGTTATCATCCGCACCAGCTATCCTGGCCAAGCTCCGCAGATCGTCGAGAACCAGATCACCTATCCGCTCGCGACAACGATGCTGTCGGTCCCGGGAGCGAAGACGGTCCGGGGCTACTCCTTCTTCGGCGACAGCTTCGTCTATGTGATCTTCGAGGACGGCACCGACCTCTATTGGGCACGCAGCCGCGTGCTCGAATATCTCAATCAGGTTCAGGGACGGCTGCCCGAGAGCGCCCGCAGCGCAATCGGCCCCGATGCGACCGGGGTGGGCTGGGTCTATGAATATGCGCTGGTCGACCGGACCGGCAGACATGACCTCTCGCAGCTTCGCAGCTTGCAGGACTGGTTTCTGCGCTACGAGCTCAAGAGCCTGCCCGGCGTGGCCGAGGTGGCGAGTATCGGCGGCATGGTGAAGCAATATCAGGTCGTGCTCGATCCAGCCAAGCTTGCCGGTTTTGGCATCACCCACGCCCAGGTGATCGAAGCGATCCAGCGGGGTAACCAGGAAAGCGGGGGATCGGTGCTCGAAATGGGCGAGGCCGAATATATGGTTCGCGCCTCGGGCTACCTGAAGACACTCGACGATTTCCGGACGATCCCGATCAGAACCGCGCCGGGCGGGGTGCCGGTGACGTTGGACAATGTCGCGACGATCCAGATCGGCCCCGAGATGCGGCGCGGCATTGCCGAGCTCGATGGCGATGGGGAGGTGGCTGGCGGCGTTGTGATCCTGCGCTCGGGCGGCGACGCGCGGACGACGATCACCGCGGTCCAGGCAAAGCTGGCCGAACTTCGCAATAGCCTGCCCAAAGGTGTCGTGGTCGTCCCGACCTATGACCGCTCGCAGCTGATCGACGCAGCGATCGACAATCTATCACGCAAGCTCCTCGAGGAGTTCCTGGTCGTCGCCATCGTGTGCGCGCTGTTCCTCTGGCACATACGATCGGCGCTGGTCGCGATCGTCACCCTGCCCCTGGGGGTGCTTGCCGCATTCATCGTGATGCGGTTCCAGGGGGTCAACGCCAATATTATGTCGCTGGGGGGCATCGCGATCGCCATCGGGGCTATGGTCGATGCAGCGGTTGTGATGGTCGAGAATGCGCACAAGCGGATCGAACACTGGGAGCATGACCATCCGAACGAACGGCTCGAGGGCACGGCCCGCTGGACCGTCATCACCCAAGCCGCGATCGAGGTTGGACCGGCCCTCTTCTTCAGCCTGCTGATCATCACCTTGTCGTTCGTGCCGGTGTTCACGCTCCAGGCGCAGGAAGGCCGGCTGTTCGCGCCGCTCGCCTTCACCAAGACCTACACCATGGCCGCCGCCGCGATCCTGTCGATAACCTTGGTGCCCATACTGATGGGATGGCTGATCCGGGGGCGGATCCGGTCGGAACAGGCCAATCCGATCAACCGCGTGCTCACGGCCGCCTATCGTCCCGTCATCGACTGGGTGCTCAAATGGCCGAAAACGACACTGCTGCTCGCGGCGCTTGTCTTTGCGACCACAGCCTGGCCGGCGTCCAGGCTGGGTGGCGAGTTTCTGCCAGCCATGAACGAAGGCGACCTGCTCTACATGCCCTCGGCGTTGCCCGGGGTGTCAGCTGCCAAGTCTGCCGAATTGCTCCAGCAAACCGACCGCATGATCAAGACGGTGCCCGAGGTTCAAAGCGTGTTCGGCAAGACAGGCCGCGCCGAGAGCGCGACAGACCCGGCTCCGCTCGAGATGTTCGAAACAACCATCCGGTTCAAGCCGCGCGATCAATGGCGACCGGGCATGACGCCGGAGAAGTTGATCGAGGAACTCGACCGTACGGTGAAGGTGCCGGGACTCGCCAATATCTGGGTGCCGCCGATCCGCAATCGTATCGACATGCTCGCAACCGGGATCAAGAGTCCGATCGGCATCAAGGTCTCGGGCGCTGATCTGGGCGCTCTGGACCAGGTCGCGCGCAATATCGAAGGCGTAGCGAAGTCCGTTCCCGGCGTGAGCTCGGCGCTTGCCGAGCGGCTGAGCGGCGGGCGTTATGTCGATATCGACATCGACCGTGCGGCCGCCGGACGCTACGGACTCAACATCGCCGATGTGCAAAGCATCATCTCGGGCGCGATCGGCGGCGAAAATATCGGACAGACCGTCGAGGGCCGGGCGCGCTATCCGATCAATGTCCGCTATCCCCGCGAACTGCGTGACAGCATCGGCGGTCTACAGAGACTTCCGGTGCTGACGCCCTCGGGCCAGCAGATCACACTCGGCGGCCTTGCGCGCATCGAGGTCGCCGACGGCCCGCCGATGCTCAAGAGCGAGAATGGCCGCCCCTCGACCTGGGTCTATGTCGATGTCCGCGGGCGCGACCTCGCTTCGGTTGTCTCCGACTTGCGGGCTGCGATCGGTCGGCAGGTCAAACTGTCACCTGGGGTCAGCATCGCCTATTCGGGTCAGTTCGAGTATCTCCAGCGCGCGGTCGATCGCCTCGAACTGGTCGTTCCCGCCACCCTCGCGATCATCTTCTTGCTGCTGTACCTGATTTTCCGGCGCCTCGGCGAGGCGGCATTGATCATGGGAACGTTGCCGTTCGCGCTGACCGGCGGCTTCTGGATCCTCTATATGCTCGGCTATCATCATTCAGTCGCGACCGGGGTCGGGTTCATCGCACTCGCCGGGGTCGCTGCCGAATTCGGCGTGGTGATGTTGATCTACCTTCGTCACGCGCTCGACGAGCAGGGACCCGAAGCATCGAGTGGCGATATCGCGGCCGCAATCCGCAGCGGCGCCTTGCTCCGCGTCCGTCCCAAGGCGATGACCGTCGCGGTGATCGTTGCCGGCCTGTTGCCGATCCTGATCGGTGCGGGCGCCGGCTCCGAAGTCATGAGCCGGATTGCTGCACCGATGATCGGCGGCATGGTGACCGCGCCGTTGCTCTCGATGTTGGTCATTCCCGCCGCTTATCTGCTGATGCAGGACAGAACCGCAAAACAAGTTCGACCCGAAGGAGAGTTGGCATGA
- a CDS encoding DUF305 domain-containing protein, giving the protein MKNPYASLALQTIVSAAVMYLVMFVMIDNLGSFYNNLNMVYMTLMMVAPMVVLMILAMRHMFPSRIANTALLAASVAIFIGSFALIRTQTTIGDRAFLRSMIPHHSGAILMCSEASLKDPEIIALCGRIIESQHQEIDQMKAILARR; this is encoded by the coding sequence ATGAAGAATCCATATGCGAGTCTCGCACTGCAAACCATCGTCAGCGCCGCCGTCATGTACCTCGTCATGTTCGTGATGATCGACAATCTGGGCAGCTTCTACAACAATCTCAACATGGTCTATATGACCCTGATGATGGTCGCTCCGATGGTGGTGCTGATGATCCTTGCGATGCGTCACATGTTCCCGTCCCGGATCGCCAACACCGCGTTGCTGGCCGCTTCGGTAGCGATCTTCATCGGGAGCTTCGCACTGATCCGCACCCAGACGACGATTGGTGATCGCGCATTCCTCCGATCCATGATACCGCATCATTCGGGTGCGATCCTGATGTGCAGCGAGGCGTCGCTGAAGGACCCCGAGATCATCGCGTTGTGCGGTCGGATCATCGAGTCCCAGCATCAGGAAATCGACCAGATGAAGGCGATTCTCGCGAGGCGCTGA
- a CDS encoding copper-binding protein: MTLAACGKQEQKTVPADKAASAPTPGAAAAAIMLGKGVGTVTALNAQTGKITLDHGEIPELQWPPMEMEFAADPKLLAGFKADDKVEFEMSWDGRSGTITKVAKVP; this comes from the coding sequence GTGACCCTCGCCGCCTGCGGCAAGCAGGAGCAAAAGACCGTTCCCGCAGACAAGGCGGCGTCCGCGCCGACCCCCGGGGCCGCGGCCGCCGCGATCATGCTTGGCAAGGGCGTCGGCACGGTCACAGCTCTCAATGCACAGACAGGCAAAATCACGCTCGATCATGGCGAAATCCCCGAACTGCAATGGCCACCGATGGAGATGGAATTTGCCGCCGACCCCAAGCTGCTCGCCGGTTTCAAGGCCGACGACAAGGTGGAGTTCGAGATGAGCTGGGACGGCCGAAGCGGAACGATCACGAAGGTCGCCAAGGTGCCTTGA
- a CDS encoding copper resistance protein B: MKPVLISLAAGSAFAMVQPAFAQDHSAHDGMTMPGMQMPPAQAKKKPAAKKPAAKKPAARKPAPRSPAATPAPPPASPVPQQPASDMDHSSMPGMDRASPAPTVAAPVVKNGDDHSGHDMAKMPGQSAPAMEMSGTGLPAGNAPAPRPPTDHYADRSFPPRDMERSRSEMMREQGGQTFQQILFNLAEYRAQSGRDGYRWEGEAWFGGDIHRLTVKTEGEGVVREGIESAEVQILYSRAIAPFFNFQVGLRHDFRPSPSRTYAAIGFEGLAPYMFKVDGAAFVSDKGDVLGRLGGYYDQRITQRLILQPRAEVNLSAQDVPELRLGAGVTDVEFGLRLRYEIRREFAPYIGISYEAKTGRTADFARADRKDPSSASLVAGIRIWF; encoded by the coding sequence ATGAAGCCGGTGCTCATCTCGCTGGCCGCCGGCTCGGCGTTCGCGATGGTCCAACCCGCATTTGCTCAGGATCATTCGGCCCATGACGGGATGACCATGCCCGGGATGCAGATGCCGCCTGCCCAGGCTAAGAAGAAGCCAGCCGCCAAGAAACCTGCGGCCAAAAAGCCAGCCGCAAGGAAACCGGCTCCCCGGAGCCCGGCGGCTACCCCGGCACCGCCCCCGGCAAGCCCCGTTCCGCAACAACCCGCGAGTGACATGGATCATTCGTCGATGCCTGGAATGGACAGGGCCTCGCCCGCGCCAACCGTTGCCGCCCCAGTCGTAAAAAACGGAGACGATCATTCCGGTCACGACATGGCGAAAATGCCGGGGCAATCTGCACCGGCTATGGAGATGTCGGGCACGGGGTTGCCGGCCGGCAATGCTCCGGCGCCCAGACCGCCAACCGATCACTATGCGGATCGCAGCTTCCCGCCCCGGGACATGGAACGCTCCCGTTCGGAAATGATGCGTGAGCAAGGCGGTCAGACCTTTCAGCAGATCCTGTTCAATCTCGCCGAATATCGCGCTCAATCCGGACGGGACGGTTACCGTTGGGAAGGCGAAGCATGGTTCGGCGGCGACATCCATCGCCTGACGGTCAAGACCGAAGGCGAAGGCGTGGTTCGCGAGGGCATCGAGAGCGCCGAAGTCCAGATTCTCTACAGCCGGGCCATCGCCCCCTTTTTCAATTTCCAAGTCGGGCTGCGGCACGATTTCCGGCCCTCCCCATCGCGCACCTACGCGGCAATCGGGTTCGAGGGTCTCGCGCCCTATATGTTCAAGGTCGATGGCGCGGCGTTCGTGTCGGACAAGGGCGACGTCCTGGGAAGACTCGGCGGCTATTACGACCAGCGGATCACCCAGCGACTGATCCTGCAGCCGCGAGCCGAGGTCAACCTGTCCGCCCAGGACGTGCCCGAGCTTCGGCTGGGAGCCGGGGTTACCGATGTCGAATTCGGACTTCGCCTGCGCTACGAGATCAGGCGCGAGTTTGCGCCCTATATCGGCATATCCTATGAAGCAAAGACCGGCCGCACAGCGGATTTCGCGCGAGCGGATCGCAAGGATCCTTCATCAGCCAGTCTCGTCGCCGGCATAAGGATCTGGTTTTGA
- a CDS encoding TolC family protein produces the protein MRLLFLAPLLTGLPTPALGGPLTYDQALAQAVAQAPSLRARALEVESRQSAVGPAGQLPDPKLGIGLDNYPVSGPPAFSYAGDSMTMARLGISQDVPNLGKRRARTGRALADVSAAEADRAAEQRRVRVATGRAWIDLAFAERRLAAVDSAVARLGRLTPAAVSGVTSGSARPAQSLDIRQAIIALEDRRTEVAAEVARGRAALARWTGDPDPHIVAPLPDFTVNPAGLRAALDRHPGLGAARARSQLAEAGVGIARAEKRPDWGFDVAFQRRAPAYGNMISIGATVSLPLFAQKRQDPMIASSTAAAGAAFAEQEDVRRALAADLEVGLADHLMHHEQWLRSRDTLVPLARRRLDLEIASYSARRAGLLEVIQAHTMLIDAELQMLDREATVARDATRLMLSYQGDAQ, from the coding sequence ATGCGTTTGCTGTTCCTTGCACCGCTTTTGACGGGGCTTCCTACGCCCGCGCTCGGCGGGCCGTTGACCTACGATCAGGCGCTGGCCCAAGCGGTCGCGCAAGCACCGTCGCTTCGCGCTCGCGCGCTCGAGGTCGAGAGCCGCCAGTCGGCGGTCGGACCCGCGGGCCAACTGCCCGATCCCAAACTCGGAATCGGTCTCGACAACTATCCTGTCTCCGGGCCCCCTGCATTTAGCTATGCGGGCGACAGCATGACGATGGCGCGCCTCGGCATTAGTCAGGACGTCCCCAATCTCGGCAAAAGGCGCGCCCGCACGGGCCGCGCCCTGGCGGATGTATCCGCCGCCGAAGCAGATCGGGCAGCCGAGCAACGCCGGGTCAGGGTTGCGACCGGCCGGGCGTGGATCGATCTTGCTTTTGCGGAGCGCAGACTTGCTGCGGTCGATAGCGCGGTTGCGAGACTCGGCCGATTGACGCCGGCGGCCGTATCGGGCGTGACCTCCGGATCGGCACGGCCGGCGCAGTCGCTCGACATTCGACAGGCCATCATCGCCCTTGAGGACCGTCGCACCGAAGTGGCGGCGGAAGTCGCCCGTGGCAGGGCCGCGCTCGCTCGCTGGACCGGGGACCCCGATCCGCACATCGTCGCGCCCCTGCCCGACTTCACCGTCAATCCGGCGGGATTGCGGGCGGCGCTCGACCGCCATCCCGGCCTGGGTGCTGCGCGGGCCCGCTCCCAGCTCGCCGAGGCAGGTGTCGGAATCGCCCGCGCCGAGAAACGACCCGACTGGGGATTTGACGTCGCCTTCCAGCGTCGCGCGCCCGCCTACGGCAACATGATCTCGATAGGCGCCACCGTCAGCTTGCCGCTATTCGCACAGAAGCGCCAGGATCCGATGATCGCCTCAAGCACCGCGGCCGCCGGCGCGGCATTCGCGGAGCAGGAAGACGTCCGCCGAGCGCTCGCCGCCGATCTTGAGGTCGGACTCGCCGATCACCTCATGCATCACGAGCAATGGCTGCGCTCCCGCGATACGCTGGTTCCGCTGGCGCGGCGGCGGCTCGATCTCGAGATTGCGAGCTACTCCGCGAGACGCGCAGGCCTGCTCGAAGTGATCCAGGCGCATACGATGTTGATCGATGCCGAGCTCCAGATGCTCGACCGCGAAGCGACCGTCGCCCGCGACGCGACCCGGCTCATGCTTTCCTATCAAGGCGATGCCCAATGA